The sequence CTGCTTCCGCTTCCGGATGTCGCTGACGGTCATCGCCCCGGAGAACGTCAACAAGGTGGTGTCCCAGGTCCGCCGCGCGTTCCCGGACTTCCTCTTCCTGAATGCGTTCGTCATCGGCACGCCCATCGCCATCTGCAAGGACTTGCTGGGCATCCGCACGGACCTGCCGAAGGCGCGGCGTGACGACGTACTGCGCGCCATCTCCCGCGAGGTGATTGCCCGCGCCCGGCACCTGAAGCTGGGCCTGGTCTTCATGAAGGAGTTCACCTCCCAGAAGCTGCCCGAGGTGAAGGACGTGCTGTCCCCGCGCTTCCACTTCGTGGAGAGCGCGGCCACCACCTACCTGTACCTGGGCGAGCCGGGGAAGAGCACCTTCAAGGACCGGCTGCGAAAGAAGTACCGCTCCCTGATGAACAACCGCATGGCCCGCGTCCAGGAGGCGGGCATGCGCTGGGAGACCGTCTCCGACTTCTCACGCTACGCCGCGCAGATGCACCCGCTGTACCTGCAGGTCCTCAACCGCTCGAAGATTCGCTTCGAGACGCTCAGCGTGGACTTCTTCGCCCAGCTGCCCCAGCGCCTGGGCGACCGCGTCTTCGCGCTCCTGTGCTTCAAGGGCGAACAGCTGGTGTCCTTCGAGCTGTTCCTCAAGGACGCGGAGTGGGTCCACCCCATCTACCTGGGCCTGGACTACAGCCTCCGCGACGAGGGCGCGCTGTACTTCAACAGCATCTACAAAATCGTGGAGGTGCTGGAGTCCCAGGGCAAGTCGGTGGTGCAGC is a genomic window of Myxococcus virescens containing:
- a CDS encoding GNAT family N-acetyltransferase, with translation MTASAPVTGSAPAFHTFPRPLDVRWVGSINDIGREDWHTCFPPTDVMQSFELHQATEAASIEDVRFHYLVLRNEGAVVAIVPCFRFRMSLTVIAPENVNKVVSQVRRAFPDFLFLNAFVIGTPIAICKDLLGIRTDLPKARRDDVLRAISREVIARARHLKLGLVFMKEFTSQKLPEVKDVLSPRFHFVESAATTYLYLGEPGKSTFKDRLRKKYRSLMNNRMARVQEAGMRWETVSDFSRYAAQMHPLYLQVLNRSKIRFETLSVDFFAQLPQRLGDRVFALLCFKGEQLVSFELFLKDAEWVHPIYLGLDYSLRDEGALYFNSIYKIVEVLESQGKSVVQLGQTSYAVKASIGAVVDRLYLAVHHTHPVLDTLLKRFGAELFPPTPLPRSQRVFRDMKENDDGLARHGIHFERLDAEGDE